The following proteins are encoded in a genomic region of Chelmon rostratus isolate fCheRos1 chromosome 3, fCheRos1.pri, whole genome shotgun sequence:
- the LOC121604247 gene encoding galanin receptor type 2-like translates to MDLSQDQLSDWSSVRPSFSPLLQYDGSQERLNHTYSFHSSMMLPSTFSSPTSSLHQPAPSLLPSSLISSPLFSTISTSSFPQASTFVYQPSSSSFPLSLSTFSSNDLADLESMLLWTLHEPSTIALTIMYCLSFILGFVGNLMSLRVLTNRRSRRLAGVSATRSLLVNLAVCDLAVVCVCMPITLGSQIYTAWVYGDLLCRAVPFTQAISVSASVLTLTVISVNRYYSVRSPLRARSMFTRRRILATVAVVWTVSSIICAPIAVMNRRREISFGTFAILVCQEEWPQHRLKQGYNVLLFVMLYCLPVTFNLTIGFLTGRRLWGGKKSTFADLDPRSQALHVSRLKTRQKIAKMVVCLVLLFAMSWLPLYLADLWIDCEQRPPSWLLQTRPFAQWLGLTNSSLNPICYCFIGDLYRSAKVIRTRYYQKVAALFSTSSFSSSAAVASPVAVITDTKVTAAERHHIAAAAMAASAPIVTLPRLLSLARGQGLGQKVGDSSDSRAGSDHSISDWCRSNASVCDSSLFPCQLHTLQHSFQRADLLPTRRHSVNENATPLPLKIESVEIDMLPLRRHSGDKIYGLSADKRDIITMGRDTLCNTGQHKVFSLCHPKHGIQGRCLRRQDQVFEGGVSSDGVNPTGKDLECYLVLSWKSGYQ, encoded by the exons ATGGATCTGTCCCAGGACCAGCTGTCGGACTGGAGCTCAGTCCGGCCCAGCTTCTCTCCACTGCTACAGTACGACGGCTCTCAGGAAAGACTCAACCACACCTACAGCTTCCACAGCTCCATGATGCTGCCCTCCACCTTCAGCTCACCtacttcctccctccatcaacCAGCgccctctctgctgccctcctccctcatctcctccCCTTTATTCTCCACCATCTCCACCTCATCCTTTCCGCAAGCATCTACTTTTGTCTACcaaccctcctcttcctcctttcctttgtCCCTGTCCACCTTTTCTTCTAATGACTTGGCCGACCTGGAGAGCATGCTGCTCTGGACTCTTCACGAGCCCAGCACGATCGCTCTGACCATCATGtactgtctgtctttcattttgGGATTTGTCGGGAATTTAATGTCCCTGCGCGTCCTCACCAACAGGCGGAGCCGGCGGCTAGCCGGCGTCAGCGCCACACGCAGTCTCCTGGTGAACCTGGCGGTGTGTGACCtggctgtggtgtgtgtgtgcatgcccaTCACCCTGGGAAGCCAGATCTACACTGCCTGGGTCTACGGTGACCTCCTGTGCCGAGCCGTACCCTTCACGCAGGCTATTTCAGTCTCTGCCAGCGTGTTAACGCTGACGGTGATCAGCGTGAATCGCTACTACAGCGTTCGATCCCCACTGCGAGCTCGCTCCATGTTTACCCGCCGTCGAATCTTGGCTACTGTCGCCGTGGTGTGGACAGTGTCTTCGATCATATGCGCTCCTATTGCAGTGATGAACCGGCGCCGGGAGATCAGCTTTGGGACATTTGCCATCTTGGTCTGTCAGGAGGAGTGGCCTCAGCATCGCCTGAAACAGGG GTACAacgtgctgctgtttgtgatgcTCTACTGCCTGCCAGTGACATTTAACCTCACCATAGGCTTCCTAACTGGCAGGCGGCTTTGGGGAGGGAAGAAATCCACTTTTGCTGATCTTGATCCTCGCAGCCAAGCGCTGCACGTCTCGCGCCTCAAGACGCGCCAGAAGATCGCCAAGATGGTGGTGTGCTTAGTGCTGCTGTTCGCAATGTCCTGGCTGCCGCTCTACTTGGCTGACCTTTGGATCGACTGCGAGCAAAGGCCACCATCTTGGCTCCTGCAGACGCGACCGTTTGCCCAGTGGCTGGGCCTGACAAACTCCAGCCTTAACCCTATCTGTTACTGTTTCATAGGGGATCTGTACCGCTCAGCAAAGGTGATACGGACACGATACTACCAGAAAGTTGCCGCTCTCTTCAGCACCTCCTCGTTCTCCAGCTCAGCTGCAGTGGCATCTCCTGTTGCAGTGATTACAGACACCAAAGTGACTGCTGCTGAGCGCCACCATATCGCTGCCGCTGCTATGGCAGCGTCTGCACCCATTGTTACACTCCCCAGGCTGCTGAGCTTGGCTAGAGGCCAGGGACTGGGGCAGAAGGTCGGAGACAGTTCAGACAGCCGAGCAGGATCTGACCACAGTATCTCCGACTGGTGTCGGTCCAATGCCAGCGTGTGTGACAGTTCCTTGTTCCCCTGCCAGCTCCACACACTCCAGCACTCCTTCCAAAGAGCAGACCTCCTGCCTACAAGGAGACACTCTGTGAATGAGAACGCTACACCTTTACCTTTAAAAATCGAGTCTGTGGAAATAGACATGCTGCCTTTGAGGAGGCATTCAGGGGACAAAATATATGGTCTGTCAGCTGATAAGAGAGACATCATTACCATGGGCAGAGACACTCTCTGTAATACTGGACAGCACAAAG TATTCTCTTTGTGTCATCCAAAGCACGGGATCCAGGGCCGGTGTTTACGAAGACAGGATCAGGTTTTCGAAGGCGGAGTGAGCAGTGATGGAGTGAACCCCACAGGGAAGGACTTGGAGTGTTATTTAGTCCTGTCCTGGAAATCTGGTTATCAGTAA